The window TGAATCCTGCCAGTCGTGCAGCATCCAGGAGGCGCTTCTCGGCCAGTTCTTCCTTCTCTTTGTCTTCTGAAAAGACTACAGGGCGACCAATCACCGCATCGGTTATCTCACTTTTAAGATGGTTTTCGCCCTTCGATTTTATGTGTTTCAGTACAAGGCTGACGAGCTGCTCCAGTGAATGTGTGGTGCCTGCTATGTCGGTGCTTTTGAAGTTAAGATCTGGCAGATATGTTTTCACAGACTGAATGTATCTGCCTTCCGCATCAGTTTCTATATATCGCTCAATTGCCTGCTGGCCGAAAAGGAATTCTTTTTCGAAATAATCATAGAAGATAATTGATGGTAAAAGTTTTGTGTTGGTGTTGTGTTCATCAAGCTCAATTGCTTCTGTCTGCCCATCAATATTTACTGACAGTGCTGAATTCGATGTGCCGAAATCGATGCCGAATATTGCACCCATTACCATAACTCCTTTACGTACTGGCATTTCCGCTGATAAGCGGTTTCACAAATGCTCGAATCAATAATGATATGTTAAACACACCCATAAAATGGGCATAGTCCTCAATTTTTCTTGCAGACACAGTGAACCCGGAACACTGCCTTACATGGGCGATGTCGTGTGCAAATGTTAGTAGCTGCAAAACAGAAGGGGCTGTTTACACTATGACGCGGTAAACAAGTCAAGAAAAATAAGGATTATTTGAATAGTGCAGACCTATGCACGTCGCCTTCTGTTCAAGCCATCTACCGGAGACAAAACAGGTTTTTGGTAGCTTTATAAATTTATATCGTGGTCTGACCTTATTTGATTGTGTTTGATTGGTGTTTGATTGTGACTCCGTTTGATTATCACCCTCCATCCTCATCCCGTCCACAATGATTAATCTGTTTACAGTATTGGCAGCAATGCTGTAGAAACACCCTTTGAAATAAGGTCAGGGCGATGTGTCCTGCGTAATGTACATGGCCTGATGTTTGCGTCTTAAATCGAACACTTCTTCCCGGCGCTATTCAACGGTTCCAACTGAGTGAGGTTATTTTGTCGACATATATTGTGGGAGATGTGCAAGGCTGCCTTGCTGAACTCAAGCTGTTGCTTGAAAAAGCAGCCTTCAATCCACAGCAGGATAGTATCTGGTTCGCCGGCGACCTAGTCGCCAAGGGCCCTGAATCATTGAAAACATTACGATTCGTGCACAGTCTTGGGGACAGTGCAACCGTCGTTTTAGGCAATCATGATCTGCACCTGCTCGCGGTCTCCCTCGACCTTGTTCCACCTAGGCCCAAAGACAAAACCGCCCCGATCCTGACCGCGCCTGATAAAAATCAACTGCTTGACTGGCTGCGTCAACAACCGTTGCTGGCAGAGCATGATGAATTTGTCATGTGTCACGCCGGGATCTCCCCCCAATGGGATCTGCCGACAGCCCGAGACAATGCGCGGGAAATCGAGAACCTGTTACGCAGTGAAAACTGGCCATGGCTTATTGAACAGATGTACGGCAATCAACCCGATTCCTGGGATGAAGAGTTATCGGGTATAGAGAGATACCGGTATATCATTAATGCCTACACCCGGATGCGTCTTTGCTTCAGCGACCAACGTCTGGATATGAGATGCAAGCTGTCGCCAGGCAAGATCAACGGCAATGGCCTGCATCCGTGGTTCGCCTCACCTCAACGTATCGCCCTGGAAAAAACAGTGATTTTCGGCCACTGGGCC of the Desulfosediminicola ganghwensis genome contains:
- the apaH gene encoding bis(5'-nucleosyl)-tetraphosphatase (symmetrical) ApaH; the protein is MSTYIVGDVQGCLAELKLLLEKAAFNPQQDSIWFAGDLVAKGPESLKTLRFVHSLGDSATVVLGNHDLHLLAVSLDLVPPRPKDKTAPILTAPDKNQLLDWLRQQPLLAEHDEFVMCHAGISPQWDLPTARDNAREIENLLRSENWPWLIEQMYGNQPDSWDEELSGIERYRYIINAYTRMRLCFSDQRLDMRCKLSPGKINGNGLHPWFASPQRIALEKTVIFGHWASLEGCHDNDNNVIGLDTGCVWGRFLTMLRWEDQHYFRQPALSANPQ